A genomic region of Candidatus Methylomirabilota bacterium contains the following coding sequences:
- a CDS encoding xanthine dehydrogenase family protein molybdopterin-binding subunit — protein MPDVVGTPLERVDGPAKVTGAATYTADHRLPDLTHAVLVTSAIAQGRIEGIDAAAAEAVPGVLAVLTHENAPRVRGRLGRDTDDNHAIQALQDAEIRYADQPVAVVVAETLEQAREAARRVVLAYKETAPQIGLDPVRGRSFRPKHVVYEKPDTARGAVRTALERSPVRVEAVYTTARQTQNPMEPHATIAMWEAPRQLTLYDATQGLFDCRRRVAKILGLRESAVRVVSPYLGGGFGSKGPVWSHVIIAALAAKHVGRPVKLVLERRQMFGPVGWRGRTRQTVALGAERDGTLTALQHHTLAETSTYDAFMEACGLPARMLYASATSATSHRLVRATIATPSYARAPGWATGTFALECAMDELAWALDIDPIELRLRNHADEDPATGHPWSSKHLRECYYIGATRFGWHRRARQPGVWREGGRRIGWGMATSVYPTHRSEASALARLHDDGTLVVETGSQDLGTGTYTILTQIAADALGTSPGRVLVRIGDTRLPESPMSGGSQTAASAGSAVHEAVCALRAELVRLAVSDPASPLHGVPGEAVGVEDGRIFDSRVFGKGESLESLLVRQGRDQLEKRARATPGPEAKRYAMYAFGAQFAEVRVDPELGAVRVSRMVGVFDVGRALNARTARSQLLGGMVWGIGMALTEDTVIDSRLGRVVTANLADYHVPVASDVPDLDVSWIGARDEHANPVGAKGLGELGITGTAAAIANAVFHATGRRVRDLPITLDKLL, from the coding sequence ATGCCGGATGTGGTGGGAACGCCGCTCGAGCGGGTGGACGGCCCGGCCAAGGTCACCGGCGCGGCGACGTACACCGCGGATCATCGGCTTCCGGACCTGACCCACGCGGTGCTGGTGACGAGCGCCATCGCGCAGGGACGCATCGAGGGCATCGATGCCGCAGCCGCCGAGGCGGTGCCCGGCGTCCTCGCCGTGCTCACGCACGAGAACGCGCCGCGCGTCCGCGGGCGCCTCGGGCGGGATACGGACGACAATCACGCGATCCAGGCGCTGCAGGACGCCGAGATCCGCTACGCCGATCAGCCTGTCGCGGTGGTGGTGGCCGAGACCCTCGAGCAGGCGCGCGAGGCCGCGCGGCGCGTCGTCCTCGCCTACAAGGAGACGGCGCCGCAGATCGGCCTCGACCCGGTACGCGGACGGTCCTTCCGGCCGAAGCACGTCGTGTACGAGAAGCCGGACACCGCGCGCGGCGCCGTCAGGACGGCGCTGGAGCGGAGCCCCGTGCGCGTGGAGGCCGTCTACACGACCGCGCGTCAGACCCAGAATCCCATGGAGCCGCACGCGACCATCGCGATGTGGGAGGCGCCCCGACAGCTCACGCTCTACGACGCGACCCAGGGCCTCTTCGACTGCCGCAGGCGGGTGGCCAAGATTCTCGGGCTCCGCGAAAGCGCGGTGCGAGTCGTGTCGCCGTACCTCGGCGGCGGATTCGGAAGCAAGGGGCCCGTTTGGTCGCACGTGATCATCGCCGCCCTCGCCGCCAAGCACGTGGGCCGGCCCGTGAAGCTCGTGCTCGAGCGCCGGCAGATGTTCGGGCCGGTGGGCTGGCGCGGACGCACCCGCCAGACGGTGGCGCTCGGCGCCGAGCGCGACGGCACCCTGACCGCCCTCCAGCACCATACGCTCGCCGAGACCTCGACCTACGACGCCTTCATGGAGGCGTGCGGCCTGCCCGCGCGGATGCTCTACGCCTCCGCCACCAGCGCGACCAGTCACCGGCTCGTGCGCGCCACCATTGCCACGCCGTCGTACGCCCGCGCGCCGGGCTGGGCGACGGGCACGTTCGCCCTCGAGTGCGCGATGGACGAGCTCGCCTGGGCGCTCGACATCGACCCCATCGAGCTACGCCTGCGGAATCACGCCGACGAGGATCCCGCCACCGGCCATCCGTGGTCGAGCAAGCACCTGCGCGAGTGCTACTACATCGGCGCCACGCGCTTCGGCTGGCATCGGCGGGCGCGGCAGCCCGGCGTCTGGCGCGAGGGCGGCCGCCGGATTGGCTGGGGCATGGCGACCTCCGTGTACCCCACGCACCGCAGCGAGGCCTCCGCGCTGGCGCGCCTTCACGACGACGGCACCCTCGTCGTCGAGACGGGGAGCCAGGACCTCGGAACCGGCACCTACACCATCCTCACCCAGATCGCCGCCGACGCCCTCGGAACCTCGCCCGGCCGCGTGCTCGTGCGCATCGGCGACACGCGCCTGCCCGAGAGCCCGATGTCCGGCGGCTCGCAGACGGCGGCCAGCGCGGGCTCCGCCGTGCACGAGGCCGTCTGCGCGCTCCGGGCCGAGCTGGTGCGCCTGGCCGTCAGCGACCCCGCGAGCCCCCTCCACGGCGTGCCCGGCGAGGCGGTCGGCGTCGAGGACGGGCGGATCTTCGACTCCCGCGTCTTCGGCAAGGGGGAGAGCCTGGAAAGCCTGCTGGTGCGCCAGGGCCGTGACCAGTTGGAAAAGCGCGCGAGGGCCACGCCGGGGCCCGAGGCGAAGCGCTACGCCATGTACGCCTTCGGCGCGCAGTTCGCCGAGGTGCGCGTGGACCCCGAACTGGGAGCCGTTCGCGTGAGCCGCATGGTCGGTGTCTTCGACGTCGGCCGCGCCCTCAATGCGCGCACCGCGCGCAGCCAGCTCCTCGGCGGCATGGTGTGGGGCATCGGCATGGCGCTCACCGAGGACACGGTGATCGACAGCCGGCTCGGGCGCGTCGTGACCGCCAACCTCGCCGACTATCACGTGCCGGTGGCGTCCGACGTGCCGGACCTCGACGTGTCCTGGATCGGCGCGCGGGACGAGCACGCCAACCCCGTGGGCGCGAAGGGCCTGGGCGAGCTCGGCATTACCGGAACAGCCGCCGCCATCGCCAACGCCGTCTTCCACGCCACCGGCCGGCGCGTGCGCGATCTGCCGATCACGCTCGACAAGCTACTCTAG